The following are encoded in a window of Thermoanaerobacter ethanolicus JW 200 genomic DNA:
- a CDS encoding ISL3 family transposase yields MQGNYITNFLKSEDTIWEGVVENDNRIELHIKMKQKPHICPRCWEITSKIHDYRVQRIKDVPLFGKPTVIVLKKRRYVCKHCGKKFYEHIDYLPRYHRMTNRLSIYILQQLKKQQSMKEISEVTGVSITTVMRLLDTIGVEPDYKTLPEVISIDEFKGNSGGRKYHCIIVDPKERKILDILKDLKTGMK; encoded by the coding sequence GTGCAAGGTAATTATATCACAAATTTCTTAAAATCTGAAGATACAATTTGGGAAGGTGTTGTAGAAAATGACAACAGAATAGAGCTTCATATTAAGATGAAACAGAAACCACATATTTGTCCAAGGTGCTGGGAAATAACATCTAAGATTCATGATTATAGAGTACAAAGAATAAAAGATGTACCGCTATTTGGAAAACCAACAGTGATAGTACTAAAAAAGAGGAGATACGTTTGTAAACACTGTGGCAAAAAATTCTATGAACATATAGACTATTTACCACGTTACCATAGAATGACCAACAGATTATCTATTTACATACTACAACAACTAAAAAAACAGCAAAGCATGAAAGAGATATCTGAAGTTACAGGAGTATCAATTACGACTGTGATGAGACTTTTAGACACAATAGGAGTAGAACCTGATTATAAAACATTACCGGAAGTTATCAGTATAGACGAATTCAAAGGGAACTCTGGAGGCAGGAAATATCATTGCATTATTGTAGACCCAAAAGAAAGAAAAATATTAGATATTTTAAAAGATTTAAAGACAGGAATGAAGTAA
- a CDS encoding NAD(P)/FAD-dependent oxidoreductase produces the protein MKYVLIGNGIAALSACENIRKNDRGGKITIISKEPYPTYYRLKLSQLLGKDLNFKSLLVKEENWYTDNDIELMLNTSVKKVDTKNKKLILSNDEIISYDRLIIATGSSSFIPNVLGREKKGVFAIRSLEDVKDLNEFIKDKKKGVVIGGGLLGLEAAWTLRQNGYEITVVEFFPRLLPRQADEEGSIILKDIIESNGINLLLGAEVTEIAGQTVNGIILKDGTKMDADFVIFSSGVKPNIDIVKETEIKVNKGIIVDEYMRTNIEDVYAAGDVAEFNGKIYGLWTVAMAQGKNAGLNVSGNKTPYKEVTPSSTLKIAGIDVFSAGDISGEGNISKGYRGNNVYYKL, from the coding sequence ATGAAATACGTTTTGATAGGCAATGGTATTGCTGCTCTTAGTGCTTGTGAAAATATACGGAAAAATGACAGAGGAGGTAAAATAACCATTATATCAAAAGAACCTTATCCAACTTATTACAGATTGAAATTATCACAACTTTTAGGTAAGGATTTGAATTTTAAGTCTTTGTTGGTCAAGGAAGAAAATTGGTACACAGATAATGATATAGAACTTATGCTGAACACAAGTGTTAAAAAAGTTGACACAAAAAATAAAAAATTGATACTCTCAAATGATGAAATAATAAGCTATGACAGGCTCATAATTGCGACAGGAAGTTCAAGTTTTATTCCTAATGTCTTGGGGAGAGAGAAAAAAGGAGTTTTTGCAATAAGAAGTCTTGAGGATGTAAAAGACTTAAACGAGTTTATCAAAGATAAGAAAAAAGGCGTTGTAATTGGTGGAGGACTTCTAGGACTGGAAGCTGCCTGGACATTAAGACAAAATGGCTATGAAATTACAGTGGTAGAATTTTTCCCAAGACTTTTGCCAAGACAAGCAGATGAAGAAGGATCAATAATTTTGAAAGATATTATAGAGTCAAATGGGATAAATCTCCTTCTTGGAGCTGAAGTAACAGAAATTGCAGGGCAAACTGTAAATGGAATAATATTAAAAGATGGAACAAAAATGGATGCGGATTTTGTAATTTTTTCTTCTGGTGTAAAGCCAAACATTGATATAGTAAAAGAAACTGAAATTAAGGTAAATAAAGGGATAATCGTAGATGAGTACATGAGAACAAATATAGAAGATGTTTATGCAGCAGGAGATGTTGCTGAGTTTAATGGCAAAATATATGGTTTATGGACAGTGGCAATGGCTCAAGGCAAGAATGCAGGTTTAAATGTTTCTGGCAATAAAACTCCCTATAAGGAAGTTACACCTTCAAGTACACTTAAAATAGCAGGTATTGACGTGTTTTCAGCAGGTGATATATCGGGCGAAGGAAATATATCAAAAGGATATAGGGGAAATAATGTATATTACAAACTATAG
- a CDS encoding ribonuclease H-like YkuK family protein: MYFISPTKGKMDIDKMFEDIMEFVEGDRQSNYKLMVGTDSQPGKSVCFVTAVIIYREGKGARYYYRKFYNKKVLSLRQRIFMEATYSIEIANQLFEKINQTDKKDINIQIHLDVGENGKTRDIIKEVVNMVLGCGFEAQVKPASYGASKVADKHTKSMANIG, translated from the coding sequence TTGTATTTCATTAGCCCAACGAAGGGAAAAATGGATATTGATAAAATGTTCGAAGACATCATGGAATTTGTTGAGGGAGACCGGCAATCTAATTACAAATTAATGGTGGGCACAGACTCTCAACCAGGTAAATCCGTATGTTTTGTTACTGCTGTAATCATATACCGAGAAGGAAAAGGTGCCAGGTACTATTATAGGAAATTTTATAATAAAAAGGTGTTGTCTTTAAGACAACGGATTTTTATGGAGGCTACTTACAGCATTGAAATAGCGAATCAGCTTTTTGAAAAGATCAATCAGACTGATAAAAAAGATATAAATATACAGATTCATTTAGATGTAGGGGAAAATGGTAAAACGAGAGATATTATAAAAGAAGTGGTTAACATGGTGTTAGGATGTGGATTTGAAGCACAAGTTAAGCCTGCATCTTATGGGGCTAGCAAAGTAGCAGATAAGCACACTAAAAGCATGGCTAATATTGGATAA
- a CDS encoding lipid II flippase Amj family protein: protein MIDAKRLIIVAFFTMVINLIDTLSYSIRPSGVRTRKLAVALSLFNIMAVISRLSNMIQAPFLGSIVDMAIKMDKVHLLQNDMRIVLFSATLGALIGAPLMPTFVSIFTVAINGMEGAGTVPKLILKGFRWSNLKKIKKKIVLPRLSMLKGVWKANIPKTFLIYNVIITSIYTTGVISSLYAGAIIPEYRITASQLSGIVNGFATVLFTVVVDPVAALITDQALSGKRTQHDVDSMVVLLVFGKILGTLLAQLIFIPAADLILFVTKLIV from the coding sequence ATGATAGATGCAAAAAGACTCATAATTGTAGCTTTCTTTACGATGGTTATAAATTTGATTGATACACTTTCTTATTCCATAAGACCTTCTGGTGTAAGAACTCGAAAGCTTGCTGTTGCTCTTTCGCTTTTTAACATTATGGCTGTGATATCAAGACTATCAAATATGATTCAAGCACCTTTTCTTGGCAGTATTGTAGATATGGCGATAAAAATGGACAAGGTTCATCTCCTTCAAAATGATATGAGAATTGTACTTTTTTCAGCTACATTAGGGGCATTGATAGGAGCACCCCTGATGCCCACTTTTGTATCGATTTTTACTGTTGCCATAAATGGAATGGAAGGAGCTGGAACAGTCCCTAAGCTTATTCTTAAGGGGTTTAGATGGAGTAATTTAAAAAAGATAAAGAAAAAGATTGTTCTGCCAAGGCTGTCTATGTTAAAAGGTGTCTGGAAGGCTAACATACCAAAAACTTTTTTGATATATAACGTTATTATTACTTCTATCTACACCACAGGTGTTATATCTTCACTTTACGCCGGAGCTATTATTCCTGAGTATAGAATTACAGCCAGTCAGCTTTCGGGTATTGTAAATGGATTTGCGACTGTATTGTTTACCGTTGTAGTTGACCCTGTGGCGGCTCTTATAACTGACCAGGCCTTAAGCGGTAAAAGGACCCAACATGATGTGGACAGTATGGTAGTGCTTCTTGTGTTTGGGAAAATTTTGGGTACGTTGCTGGCTCAGCTTATATTTATACCAGCTGCAGATTTGATACTGTTTGTTACAAAATTGATAGTTTAA
- a CDS encoding ISL3 family transposase: protein MHYCRPKRKKNIRYFKRFKDRNEVKWVIIDMWRPFSDTVKAYFKGAKIAIDKFHFTRYIYWAIENVRKRIQKELPDNKRKYFKRSRKLLLAKYDTLTTEQKEELEVMFWYSDDLRIAYLLKEEFNDKVLKCKNSKEAKIELKRWIQLAKESKIDEFKRCVQVFNRWFEEITNAFDIPYTNSVTEGYNNKIKVLKRLAYGYRNFYRFRKRILYCNA, encoded by the coding sequence TTGCATTATTGTAGACCCAAAAGAAAGAAAAATATTAGATATTTTAAAAGATTTAAAGACAGGAATGAAGTAAAGTGGGTTATTATAGACATGTGGAGGCCTTTTTCAGATACAGTAAAAGCATATTTCAAAGGAGCAAAAATAGCAATAGACAAATTTCATTTTACAAGGTACATATATTGGGCGATAGAAAATGTAAGAAAGAGAATACAAAAAGAGCTACCAGACAATAAAAGAAAATATTTCAAAAGAAGCCGTAAGCTACTTCTTGCAAAATATGATACTTTAACAACAGAACAAAAAGAAGAATTGGAAGTAATGTTCTGGTACAGTGACGACTTAAGAATAGCATACCTTTTAAAAGAAGAATTTAATGATAAAGTATTAAAATGCAAAAATTCAAAGGAGGCAAAAATAGAATTAAAAAGATGGATACAGTTAGCTAAAGAAAGCAAAATTGATGAATTTAAAAGATGTGTGCAAGTATTTAACCGTTGGTTTGAAGAAATAACAAATGCCTTTGATATACCTTACACTAATTCTGTAACAGAAGGTTATAACAATAAAATTAAAGTACTAAAAAGGCTTGCATATGGCTACAGAAATTTTTATCGATTCAGGAAAAGGATATTATATTGCAATGCTTGA
- a CDS encoding IS30 family transposase → MVHNNDTTKNRSFKHLSSYERGEIYALLKEGRSIRYIAKKLNRSPSTISREIKRGTTTQLRSDLSSYTSYFPETGQAIYEKNRSNCGAKFKVARAEDFLKYAENKILNEKWSPDAVVGYCKKDPSWNNKTIVCTKTLYNYIDRGLLKVKNIDLPLKLRLKPRKKQNRKNKRIMGKSIDFRPKEVESREVFGHWEIDTLIGKKSNDKVLLTLIERKTRHEIIFLLDAKDNKSVKDALSKLKDMFGDNLNKVFKTITSDNGTEFSDLESALLEYGVEVYYTHPYSSWERATNERHNGLIRRFIPKGKSIKDLSIDTIKRVENWLNNLPRKLLNYKTPKEYFYEELAKIC, encoded by the coding sequence ATGGTTCATAATAATGATACCACAAAAAATCGTTCTTTTAAACACTTAAGTAGCTATGAACGAGGAGAGATCTATGCATTACTCAAAGAAGGAAGAAGTATTCGGTATATTGCTAAAAAACTTAATCGATCTCCAAGCACTATAAGCCGTGAAATTAAACGTGGAACTACTACACAACTTAGAAGTGATTTATCTTCTTATACAAGCTATTTTCCTGAAACCGGTCAAGCTATCTACGAAAAAAATCGTTCAAATTGCGGAGCTAAATTTAAAGTAGCTAGAGCAGAAGATTTCTTGAAATATGCTGAAAATAAAATATTAAATGAAAAATGGTCACCAGATGCAGTTGTAGGCTATTGTAAAAAAGACCCAAGCTGGAATAATAAAACCATTGTTTGTACTAAAACACTGTACAACTATATAGATAGAGGATTATTAAAAGTTAAAAACATTGATTTACCTTTAAAACTACGTTTAAAACCAAGGAAGAAACAAAATCGTAAAAATAAACGTATTATGGGTAAAAGTATTGATTTTAGGCCTAAAGAAGTTGAAAGCCGTGAAGTTTTTGGGCATTGGGAAATAGATACGTTAATTGGCAAGAAATCTAATGACAAGGTCCTTTTAACATTAATAGAGCGTAAGACTCGCCATGAAATAATATTCTTATTAGATGCAAAAGACAATAAATCTGTTAAAGATGCATTATCAAAATTAAAAGATATGTTTGGTGACAATTTAAACAAAGTATTTAAAACAATAACATCTGATAATGGTACAGAGTTTAGTGATTTAGAAAGTGCTCTTTTAGAATATGGCGTAGAAGTATATTATACACATCCATATTCATCTTGGGAAAGAGCTACAAATGAACGACATAACGGTCTTATACGACGTTTCATCCCTAAAGGTAAAAGTATTAAAGATTTATCTATAGATACGATAAAGAGAGTAGAAAACTGGCTTAATAACCTTCCACGAAAATTGTTAAATTACAAAACGCCTAAGGAATACTTTTATGAAGAGCTGGCAAAAATCTGTTAA